Proteins encoded in a region of the Enterococcus gilvus ATCC BAA-350 genome:
- a CDS encoding response regulator transcription factor, protein MNILMIEDNESVSEMMQMFFLNEGWEAEFKYDGKEGLDTFKADPEKWDMITLDLNLPGMDGMEVGREIRKVSKTVPIIMLTARDSESDQVIGLEMGADDYVTKPFSPLTLIARIKALHRRSELTSEPQKESATSSDSFDIQTDHFKMNLKTREAYLDDQPIEGLTPKEFDLLYTMAKKPRQVFTREQLLELVWDYQYFGDERTVDAHIKKLRQKIEKVGAQVIQTVWGVGYKFDDTEVGR, encoded by the coding sequence ATGAATATTTTAATGATCGAAGACAACGAGTCCGTTTCTGAGATGATGCAGATGTTTTTTTTGAACGAAGGTTGGGAAGCAGAATTTAAATACGACGGAAAAGAAGGGCTAGACACCTTTAAAGCGGACCCTGAAAAATGGGATATGATCACGCTTGATCTGAATTTACCAGGGATGGACGGCATGGAAGTCGGTCGTGAGATTCGCAAAGTTTCTAAAACAGTGCCGATCATCATGCTGACAGCAAGAGATTCTGAAAGTGATCAAGTCATTGGATTGGAAATGGGCGCGGACGACTATGTCACGAAGCCGTTCTCACCGCTGACATTGATTGCACGAATCAAGGCGTTGCACCGTCGCAGTGAATTGACGTCAGAGCCGCAAAAAGAGTCCGCGACATCAAGCGACAGCTTTGATATCCAGACGGATCATTTTAAAATGAATTTAAAAACTCGGGAAGCCTATTTAGATGATCAGCCGATTGAAGGGCTGACACCGAAAGAATTCGACTTACTGTATACGATGGCGAAAAAACCGCGGCAAGTATTTACCCGTGAACAATTGCTTGAGCTGGTTTGGGATTATCAGTACTTTGGTGACGAGCGTACAGTGGATGCGCATATCAAGAAATTGCGTCAAAAAATTGAGAAGGTCGGTGCACAAGTCATCCAAACTGTTTGGGGCGTAGGCTACAAATTTGATGACACCGAGGTTGGTCGATGA
- a CDS encoding DUF378 domain-containing protein, translated as MKYLDIIALILLIVGGINWLLVGLFEYDLVAAISGGSTAILAKIIYIVVGLCALYCLKFIPGIANRTE; from the coding sequence ATGAAATATCTAGATATTATCGCGCTTATATTGTTGATTGTCGGTGGCATTAATTGGTTATTAGTAGGTCTTTTTGAATATGATTTAGTTGCAGCAATATCTGGTGGAAGCACAGCGATCCTTGCTAAAATTATTTACATCGTGGTCGGACTATGTGCGCTTTACTGTTTAAAATTTATCCCTGGAATTGCGAATCGCACTGAATAA
- a CDS encoding energy-coupling factor transporter transmembrane component T family protein — protein MADSNLIGYLPKHTPIHQLSGFTKLLCFLMISVVGMISYDTRFLLVLAVFSVILFRTAKISYREISFVVKFIAFFSILNLLTVYLFAPEYGVTIYGTRHVIFEGIGRYTLTQEQLFYEFNLLIKYFVTIPPGLIFILTTNPSELASSIHRVGGSYKIAYAFSLALRYIPDIQEDFRTISKAQQARGNELSKKASLMKRVRGSLTIAIPLIFSSLERIETISSAMELRRFGKKKGRTWLLAKPLKRKDYIALFLVLLLCSAGILLLIVNGGRFYNPFR, from the coding sequence ATGGCGGACAGTAATCTAATCGGCTATTTGCCGAAACATACACCGATCCACCAACTGAGCGGCTTTACGAAATTGCTGTGCTTCTTGATGATCTCAGTGGTAGGAATGATTTCCTATGACACGCGATTTTTACTTGTATTGGCGGTCTTTTCCGTCATTCTGTTCCGAACAGCAAAAATCAGTTATCGAGAGATCTCATTCGTCGTGAAATTCATCGCGTTCTTCTCCATCTTGAATTTGTTGACCGTTTATCTGTTCGCGCCGGAATATGGGGTAACGATCTACGGAACGCGCCACGTGATTTTTGAAGGCATTGGCAGGTACACGCTCACGCAAGAGCAATTGTTTTATGAATTCAATTTGCTGATAAAATATTTTGTAACGATTCCGCCGGGTCTGATATTCATTTTGACCACAAATCCTAGTGAGTTGGCATCCAGTATTCATCGGGTGGGCGGTTCTTACAAGATCGCATACGCTTTTTCCTTGGCGTTACGCTACATTCCAGACATCCAAGAAGATTTCCGAACGATCTCAAAAGCGCAACAGGCTCGAGGAAACGAACTTTCCAAGAAAGCGTCATTGATGAAACGTGTCCGAGGGAGTTTAACGATCGCGATTCCATTGATTTTTTCAAGTCTGGAACGAATCGAGACGATTTCTTCTGCGATGGAGCTTCGACGCTTCGGAAAGAAAAAGGGACGAACCTGGCTATTGGCTAAGCCATTGAAGCGCAAGGACTACATCGCCTTGTTCCTCGTGCTTCTGCTCTGTTCAGCGGGTATTTTATTATTAATAGTCAATGGAGGACGGTTTTATAATCCGTTTCGCTAA
- a CDS encoding ABC transporter ATP-binding protein — MIEFREFTFQYDSQAEPTLKTINLTIEQGEKVLIMGPSGSGKSTLGKCLNGIIPQNEKGSFTGSLTINGKTFSEASIYDLSLDVGTVLQDTDSQFVGLTVAEDIAFSLENEMVAQVDMRKAVNYWAEKTDLATQLEKRPQYLSGGQKQRVTMAGVLIDETPILLFDEPLANLDPQTGYEAIQMIDQLYQSQKFTTIIIEHRLEEVLAAPIDRVILMDEGTIIADMAPTDLLKSDLLAAYGIREPLYITALKRAGISLADIPDLTQVDQLVSPEISAALARSRGTFKEALQKEQPLLSLKQVSFGFGQEPVIKMIDVTLYEGEMVSLVGHNGAGKSTLSNLITGFYPLQTGELLWKGESIAKESIKERADKIGYVLQNSNQMLSKNMIFEEVALGLENRGVDPERIQEKVFDTLKVCGLYEFRNWPVSALSHGQKRRVAIAAILVLEPELLILDEPTAGQDYYHYNEMMLFLRKLNQRGITILMITHDMHLMLEHTERTLVLKEGQILADETPAMVLSSADLVASASLRETSLYRLAENNQLPDATGFVSAFIQHEEGPYGGQ; from the coding sequence ATGATCGAGTTTCGTGAGTTTACATTTCAATATGATAGTCAAGCAGAGCCGACATTGAAAACTATCAATCTGACCATCGAACAAGGGGAAAAAGTGTTGATCATGGGTCCAAGCGGTTCTGGGAAATCAACGTTAGGAAAATGCTTGAATGGGATCATTCCGCAGAATGAGAAAGGGAGCTTCACTGGAAGTTTGACGATCAACGGCAAGACCTTCAGTGAGGCGTCGATCTATGACCTTTCGTTAGATGTGGGAACAGTATTGCAAGATACCGATAGTCAGTTTGTCGGCCTGACCGTCGCAGAAGACATCGCGTTTTCTTTGGAGAATGAGATGGTAGCGCAAGTAGATATGCGAAAGGCCGTTAATTATTGGGCTGAAAAAACCGATCTGGCGACACAACTGGAAAAACGGCCGCAGTATCTTTCTGGTGGACAGAAGCAGCGCGTAACGATGGCGGGGGTTCTGATCGATGAAACGCCGATCCTGCTGTTTGATGAACCTTTAGCCAATCTTGATCCTCAGACTGGGTATGAGGCGATCCAAATGATCGATCAATTGTACCAATCGCAAAAATTTACCACGATCATTATTGAGCATCGGCTAGAAGAAGTATTGGCCGCGCCCATTGATCGAGTGATTTTGATGGATGAGGGGACGATCATTGCGGATATGGCACCGACCGATTTGTTGAAGAGCGATCTTCTGGCAGCCTATGGCATCCGCGAACCTTTGTATATCACAGCGTTAAAACGAGCGGGGATCTCGCTTGCAGATATTCCAGATTTAACACAAGTGGATCAATTGGTCTCACCGGAAATCTCCGCGGCTTTAGCACGATCACGGGGAACATTCAAGGAAGCTTTGCAAAAAGAGCAGCCGCTGCTGTCATTAAAGCAGGTTTCTTTTGGTTTCGGGCAGGAGCCTGTCATCAAGATGATCGATGTTACCCTTTACGAAGGAGAGATGGTCAGCTTAGTCGGACACAACGGTGCGGGAAAATCCACATTGTCTAATTTGATCACAGGATTCTACCCATTGCAGACGGGGGAATTGCTTTGGAAGGGTGAGTCGATCGCGAAGGAGAGTATCAAAGAGCGGGCGGATAAAATCGGCTACGTTCTGCAAAACAGCAATCAAATGCTGTCTAAGAACATGATTTTTGAAGAAGTCGCTTTGGGGCTGGAAAATCGTGGAGTTGACCCCGAGCGTATCCAAGAAAAAGTCTTTGATACATTAAAGGTCTGCGGACTTTATGAATTTCGCAATTGGCCGGTCTCAGCTTTGAGCCATGGACAAAAACGACGTGTGGCAATCGCCGCAATTTTAGTGCTGGAGCCTGAATTGCTGATTCTCGATGAACCTACAGCGGGGCAAGATTATTACCATTACAATGAAATGATGCTGTTTTTGCGCAAATTAAACCAACGAGGGATCACTATTCTGATGATCACTCACGATATGCATTTGATGCTGGAGCACACTGAAAGAACCCTTGTTTTGAAAGAAGGGCAGATTCTCGCAGACGAAACACCTGCAATGGTATTGTCTTCGGCGGATTTAGTGGCTTCTGCCAGTTTGCGCGAGACGAGCCTGTATCGTTTGGCTGAAAATAATCAGCTGCCGGATGCCACAGGGTTCGTGTCAGCATTTATCCAACATGAGGAGGGACCTTATGGCGGACAGTAA
- a CDS encoding ECF-type riboflavin transporter substrate-binding protein produces MNNKFTVKHIVAIGIGAAVFFILKRFVTIPTGIPNTDIATAYPFLALLGVVYGPVVAGLAGFIGHALGDLTTYGAWWSWIVASGVLGVFFGLLAKRIPIEQGIFGKKQVTTFLIGETIANLITWIIIAPIGDILIYAEAPSKVFTQGVVAGITNSVVTGIIGFILLKAYAQTKTKKGSLNKEA; encoded by the coding sequence ATGAATAATAAATTTACAGTAAAACACATTGTCGCGATTGGTATTGGTGCAGCAGTCTTCTTTATTTTGAAGCGTTTCGTGACGATTCCAACAGGTATTCCAAATACAGACATTGCAACAGCATACCCATTTTTGGCTTTGTTGGGTGTCGTATATGGTCCGGTCGTAGCTGGTCTGGCCGGCTTTATCGGACACGCATTGGGTGATTTGACCACTTACGGTGCTTGGTGGTCTTGGATCGTGGCGTCAGGAGTCCTTGGCGTTTTCTTCGGTCTGCTTGCGAAGCGTATCCCGATCGAACAAGGAATATTTGGCAAGAAGCAAGTCACGACATTTTTAATCGGAGAAACGATTGCTAATTTGATCACCTGGATCATCATTGCACCGATCGGAGATATTCTGATCTACGCGGAAGCACCGAGCAAGGTCTTTACTCAAGGCGTCGTAGCGGGAATCACGAACTCCGTGGTTACAGGGATCATCGGATTTATTTTATTGAAGGCTTACGCACAGACGAAAACGAAAAAGGGCAGTCTGAATAAAGAAGCCTAG
- a CDS encoding SAM hydrolase/SAM-dependent halogenase family protein has product MAGFLVVQTDFGLQDGAVNAMYGVAYQVEASLTINNLTHEIEPYNIHDASYRLLQAVTYWPAGTVFVSVVDPGVGSTRRSVVAELQGGQYVITPDNGTLTYLAQYVGIKEVRQIDEETQRLPGSSESHTFHGRDVYVYNGARLASGKVRFTELGSIIPTNELVTFPLIAPMQNENKIAGTIDITDIRFGSLWTNIPVDFFKKWHVEYGQSLLVKIYYQGVVRYQDDVVFGRSFAQVAPKEAVLYINSLLNVGLGINLDSFSTVYKIGTGNDWTIEFTKIQQS; this is encoded by the coding sequence ATGGCAGGTTTTTTAGTAGTTCAAACGGATTTTGGTTTGCAGGATGGTGCGGTGAACGCAATGTACGGGGTGGCGTATCAAGTGGAGGCCTCATTGACGATCAACAATTTAACCCATGAGATCGAGCCCTATAATATCCACGATGCAAGCTACCGGTTGTTACAGGCAGTGACCTACTGGCCGGCAGGAACGGTTTTTGTGTCAGTGGTTGATCCTGGTGTGGGCTCAACGCGACGCAGTGTGGTTGCAGAATTGCAGGGGGGACAATATGTGATTACCCCTGACAATGGCACATTGACCTATCTGGCACAATATGTGGGAATCAAAGAAGTCCGTCAAATTGATGAGGAAACGCAGCGTTTGCCGGGATCATCAGAAAGCCACACATTCCATGGGCGTGATGTCTATGTTTACAATGGCGCACGACTTGCCAGCGGAAAAGTACGATTCACAGAATTGGGTTCGATTATTCCAACGAATGAGCTCGTAACGTTCCCATTGATCGCACCGATGCAGAATGAAAATAAGATCGCTGGGACGATCGATATCACAGATATTCGTTTTGGCTCGCTATGGACGAACATTCCCGTGGACTTTTTCAAAAAATGGCATGTTGAATATGGACAAAGCCTGCTAGTAAAAATATACTATCAAGGTGTGGTGCGTTATCAAGATGACGTCGTCTTCGGACGGTCCTTCGCACAAGTGGCGCCAAAAGAAGCGGTATTGTATATCAATTCATTATTAAATGTAGGGTTAGGGATCAATTTGGATTCATTTTCTACAGTGTACAAGATCGGAACGGGGAATGATTGGACGATCGAGTTCACGAAGATTCAGCAATCATAA
- a CDS encoding L-ribulose-5-phosphate 4-epimerase: MSREEIINAMKQRVFEANVELPQYGLVKLTWGNVSEINRELGVIVIKPSGVKYENMQADQMVVTDLAGKVLDAQSLNPSSDLPTHVVLYQAFEEVKAIVHTHSTHSVMWAQAGRDLPAYGTTHADAFYGTIPCTRQLTETEVKEAYEINTGHVIVETFNERKLKASEVPGVLVYGHGPFTWGESPMKAVENSLILDEICLMAKENEQINPDICEIPQYLLDKHYYRKHGAHAYYGQG, encoded by the coding sequence ATGTCGCGTGAAGAAATAATCAACGCAATGAAGCAACGCGTTTTTGAAGCGAATGTGGAACTGCCTCAATACGGGCTAGTGAAGCTGACGTGGGGCAATGTCAGTGAAATCAATCGTGAGTTGGGCGTTATCGTTATCAAGCCCAGCGGTGTAAAGTACGAAAACATGCAGGCTGATCAAATGGTCGTAACAGATTTAGCAGGAAAGGTGCTTGATGCCCAGAGCTTAAATCCATCATCCGACTTGCCGACCCACGTCGTCTTGTATCAGGCTTTCGAGGAAGTGAAGGCGATCGTTCATACACATTCGACCCATTCGGTGATGTGGGCGCAAGCGGGACGTGACTTGCCTGCATACGGCACGACACACGCAGATGCTTTTTATGGAACCATCCCCTGTACACGCCAGTTAACGGAGACTGAAGTCAAAGAGGCTTATGAAATCAATACGGGACATGTGATCGTTGAAACCTTTAACGAGAGAAAGCTGAAGGCAAGCGAAGTGCCGGGTGTCTTGGTGTATGGGCATGGACCATTTACGTGGGGTGAGTCGCCAATGAAAGCAGTCGAAAATAGCTTGATCTTAGATGAGATTTGTTTGATGGCGAAAGAAAATGAGCAGATCAATCCCGATATTTGTGAGATTCCTCAATATTTATTAGACAAACATTATTACCGTAAACACGGTGCCCACGCCTATTATGGACAAGGGTGA